A region of Dioscorea cayenensis subsp. rotundata cultivar TDr96_F1 chromosome 5, TDr96_F1_v2_PseudoChromosome.rev07_lg8_w22 25.fasta, whole genome shotgun sequence DNA encodes the following proteins:
- the LOC120261013 gene encoding uncharacterized protein LOC120261013 isoform X2, which yields MLAGLQQKKMCYWFSWERIKHLCDLRRRYVLLYSSYLQQSSNFDFSELRQIEKVLDSKVIILWRLLAHAKVESVKSKEASRRKGTLKKSWWSFGWRNPSGDASAVGDSTESELDGEERLTKEEWHAINKILSYQVDEDTTLLGKDMQHMMLFLVDVSVNQAAARIIDINQTEIVCGRFEQLHVTTKLYHKSIHCDVSLKFYGLMSPEGPLARSVSSEKKNNALTASFVHAPIGENVDWRLSAIIAPCHVTVLMESYEKFIEFVKRSTAVSPTVAWETAAALQTKIEKVTRRAQEQIQMVLEDQSRFALDIDFDAPKMRVPITASGSTTKISHFLMDFGHFTVCTREDQGGEQRHSLYSRFYISGRDMAALFIDSGISDENYARVLECGNQSSSSPTATADNQCYSLLDRCGMSVIIDQIRIPHPSHPSTRINVQVPNLGIHFSPAIYGKIMELLNIFYQSAEISDDNTFLQTGHMPWDPPDLASDARILAWRGIGNSLAEWQPCHLILSGLYLYVLESALSQNYQRCSSMAGRQVFEVSPTSVGGSLFSIAVSFRGIEIQKALESSNTLIIEFQDEDERSAWLRALVQATYKASAHPTIDVLGEPVDGLSKPGGPQFDNLGKADLVINGTLVELKMSIYGRVNGGSEKAQETLLLEFLAGGGKVNLVQFGGNLSVKAKLHSLKIKDGLQVHPAAGQQYLACSVQQEHERCHSPGGSELNDKDMQKLFVEEDDSFTDALPDFMLIDQSFYSQNPDVLSYSTSARSSDQYGGICDLDEINRDQLKGKNDEVFYEAWDNNVSDFVVVTFVTGSPDSPLYGGIDTQMCISMSALEFFCNRPTLVALIDFGFDLSLVSSEISSKNDVEAQELASKDTEKKEENGRVLVKGLLGYGKTRVVFNLRMDVDSVCIYLNKEDGSQLAMFVQESFLLDLKVHPSSITIEGTLGNMRLRDMSLEPDHCWSWLCDIRNQGMESLIKFTFQSYSVEDDDYQGYDYSLTGRLSAVRIVFLYRFVQEITSYFMELASPHTEEAIKFVDKVGGIEWLIQKYEIQGASAVKLDLSLDTPIIIVPENSMSKDYMQLDLGRLQISNTFCWYGSRENDPSAVHLDLLHAEIHGINMAVGVDGIIGKPMIHDGRGLHIYVRRSLRDVFRKVPTLSIDIQVDFLHGLMSDKEYKVILDCAYMNLSEQPNLPPSFRGNIVGMKDSIRMIADKVNLNSQIALSRTVAVMAVEVNYALLELCNSRDEQSPLAQIALEGLWVSYRTTSLFEMDLYVTIPKFSVLDIRPDTKPEMRLMLGSYADVSKPDKSENFAFPGAFLAACRNDESSYDVESITKDASNLTMLIMDYRWRSSFQSFVIRIQQPRVLVVLDFILAVAEYLFPALGTITGREETLDPKNDPLTNCDNIILSGSVYMQKDDIVYLSPRRQLIVDGYGMEEFTYDGCGGTISLSEEFDLNGRSSSGIIILIGRGKKLRFRNVKIKNGALLRKYTYLSNNSSYSVSTEDGVEVSLSDTCASDNCKGGIFQLQGYGKKKRSSETVSHSPPSEVSSFTFEAQVVSPEFTFYNSSKFNSDDSLHIEKLLRAKLDFSLMFASKASDTWIRSIVKDLTVEAGSGLVVLEPVDVSGGYTSVKDKTNISLVSTDIYTHLSLGVISLILQLQNQALAALHSGNANPLASCINFQRIWVSHEGQQSGYNLTFWRPQAPSNYVILGDCVTSRPIPPSQVVVAVNNIYGRVRKPLGYKLIGSFSCFQENKGEDQVNADSDCSLWMPVPPPGYVAVGCIAHVGKGPPPNHIVYCLRSDLVTSANLSDCIYCVPSNSRILSGFSIWRVDNIIGTFCAHASMHCPTKDNGFDLHQILLRNPNWNIPHCKSNSDVSG from the exons ATGTTGGCTGGGCTGCAACAGAAGAAAATGTG cTACTGGTTCTCATGGGAAAGAATCAAGCATCTTTGTGATCTTCGGCGTCGATATGTTCTATTGTATTCGAGTTACTTGCAACAATCCTCAAATTTTGATTTCTCTGAACTGAGGCAGATTGAGAAAGTTCTTGATTCCAAAGTGATTATACTATGGAG GTTGCTGGCTCATGCAAAGGTTGAGTCTGTTAAATCAAAGGAAGCTTCACGAAGAAAGGGTACTCTTAAGAAAAGTTGGTGGTCATTTGGATG GCGCAATCCTTCTGGAGATGCCTCGGCTGTTGGTGATTCTACTGAATCCGAGTTAGATGGAGAAGAAAGATTGACTAAAGAAGAATGGCATgcaattaataaaatactaaGTTATCAGGTTGATGAGGACACCACTCTTTTAGGGAAGGATATGCAACATATGATGCTGTTCCTAGTAGATGTCTCTGTCAACCAAGCTGCTGCTCGGATCATTGATATCAACCAAACTGAAATAGTCTGTGGCAGATTTGAGCAGCTTCATGTCACCACCAAACTTTATCATAAAAGCATTCACTGTGATGTGTCATTGAAATTTTATGGTTTAATGTCCCCTGAAGGTCCACTTGCAAGG AGTGTTAGCagtgagaagaagaacaatgccttGACTGCGAGTTTTGTTCATGCACCTATTGGAGAGAATGTGGACTGGAGGCTCTCTGCAATAATTGCTCCATGCCATGTTACG GTTTTGATGGAAAgctatgaaaaatttattgaatttgtgAAGAGGAGCACTGCTGTTAGCCCTACTGTTGCATGGGAAACTGCTGCTGCTTTACAG ACAAAGATAGAGAAAGTGACCCGGAGAGCACAAGAGCAAATTCAGATGGTACTGGAAGATCAAAGCAG ATTTGCGCTTGATATAGATTTTGATGCACCCAAAATGCGGGTTCCAATTACTGCAAGTGGGTCTACCACGAAAATAAGCCATTTTCTTATGGATTTTGGTCATTTTACAGTGTGTACCAGA GAGGATCAAGGTGGTGAACAAAGGCATAGCCTATATTCTCGATTTTATATATCTGGGAGGGACATGGCGGCACTTTTTATAGACTCTGGTATTTCTGATGAGAACTATGCTAGGGTCTTAGAATGTGGGaatcaatcttcatcatctCCTACGGCAACAGCTGACAATCAGTGCTATTCTCTTCTTGATCGTTGTGGCATGTCAGTTATAATTGACCag atccGAATTCCCCATCCTAGTCATCCATCGACCCGGATTAATGTTCAAGTTCCAAATCTTGGTATTCACTTTTCACCAGCGATATATGGCAAAATCATGGAATTGCTTAATATTTTCTATCAATCCGCCGAAATTAGTGATGATAATACATTTCTCCAAACTGGTCACATGCCTTGGGATCCTCCTGATCTTGCTAGTGATGCTCGAATACTTGCTTGGCGG GGCATTGGAAATTCTTTGGCTGAATGGCAACCTTGTCATCTTATTTTATCGGGTCTATATCTTTATGTTTTGGAGTCAGCATTGTCTCAGAATTATCAAAGATGTTCCAG CATGGCTGGCCGGCAAGTATTTGAAGTTTCCCCAACAAGTGTTGGTGGGTCTCTTTTTTCAATTGCTGTTAGTTTCAGAGGCATTGAAATTCAGAAG GCTTTGGAATCTTCTAATACGCTTATTATTGAAtttcaagatgaagatgaaaggAGTGCATGGCTTAGAGCCCTTGTGCAAGCGACATATAAGGCCTCA GCTCATCCAACAATTGATGTATTGGGTGAACCAGTTGATGGCTTGTCAAAACCTGGGGGTCCCCAATTTGATAATTTGGGTAAAgcagatcttgttatcaatggaACACTTGTTGAACTGAAGATGTCAATATATGGAAGG GTCAATGGAGGGAGTGAAAAAGCTCAAGAAACTTTGCTTCTCGAGTTCCTTGCTGGCGGGGGCAAG GTAAACCTTGTTCAATTTGGAGGTAACCTGTCAGTTAAAGCGAAGCTTCATTCTTTGAAGATTAAAGATGGACTTCAAGTCCATCCGGCAGCAGGCCAACAATATTTAGCATGTTCTGTGCAGCAAGAGCATGAGAGGTGTCATAGCCCTGGTGGCTCTGAATTAAATGATAAGGACATGCAGAAATTATTTGTCGAAGAGGATGACAGTTTTACTGATGCACTACCAGATTTCATGCTTATTGATCAGAGCTTCTATTCACAAAACCCAGATGTTCTTTCTTACTCCACCTCTGCTCGAAGTTCTGACCAATATGGTGGGATTTGTGATCTTGATGAAATAAATCGAGATCAATTAAAAGGAAAGAATGACGAGGTATTCTATGAGGCATGGGACAATAATGTTTCTGATTTTGTGGTTGTTACATTTGTAACAGGGAGCCCTGATTCACCTCTCTATGGTGGCATAGATACACAG ATGTGTATCAGCATGTCAGCACTAGAATTTTTTTGCAATAGGCCTACTCTTgttgctttaattgattttggcTTTGATCTGAGCCTAGTGAGTTCAGAAATAAGCAGCAAAAATGATGTGGAAGCCCAAGAGTTGGCCTCAAAAGAcactgaaaagaaagaagaaaatggtCGTGTCTTAGTTAAGGGCTTGTTGGGCTATGGCAAAACTCGTGTGGTTTTTAACCTGAGGATGGATGTTGATAGTGTTTGTATATATCTTAACAAGGAAGATGGTTCTCAGCTTGCAATGTTTGTACAAGAAAGTTTTCTGCTTGATCTGAAG GTTCACCCTAGTTCTATAACCATAGAAGGTACATTAGGAAATATGAGGCTTCGTGATATGTCCCTGGAACCAGACCATTGTTGGAGCTGGCTTTGTGATATACGCAATCAAGGGATGGAATCTCTTATCAAG TTCACCTTTCAGTCATACAGTGTTGAGGACGATGACTATCAAGGTTATGATTATAGCTTGACTGGCCGACTTTCAGCTGTTcgcattgtttttctttatcgATTTGTTCAAGAA ATAACTTCATATTTTATGGAGCTTGCTTCTCCACACACAgaagaagcaatcaagtttGTTGATAAAGTTGGTGGTATTGAATGGCTTATTCAAAAGTATGAGATACAGGGTGCTTCTGCTGTGAAGCTGGATCTGTCTTTGGACACTCCAATTATAATTGTTCCAGAGAACTCAATGAGCAAAGA TTATATGCAACTTGATCTGGGTCGCCTACAAATCAGCAATACCTTTTGTTGGTATGGTTCTCGAGAAAATGATCCTTCTGCTGTTCATCTTGATCTTCTTCATGCTGAG ATTCATGGAATCAACATGGCTGTTGGAGTCGATGGTATTATTGGGAAGCCAATGATACATGATGGGCGGGGCCTTCATATCTATGTCCGACGTAGTTTAAGAGATGTATTTCGTAAGGTGCCGACACTTAGTATTGATATTCAG GTCGATTTTTTACATGGATTGATGTCTGATAAGGAATATAAGGTTATACTTGACTGTGCTTATATGAATCTATCAGAACAACCTAACCTGCCTCCAAGCTTTCGTGGAAATATTGTTGGAATGAAAGATTCTATTCGTATGATTGCTGACAAGGTCAATCTAAATAGTCAAATTGCACTCTCACGCACAGTAGCTGTCATGGCTGTTGAGGTTAACTATGCATTACTTGAACTGTGCAATAGCCGTGATGAACAGTCTCCTTTGGCTCAAATTGCT CTAGAAGGTCTTTGGGTATCTTATCGAACAACATCTTTGTTTGAAATGGACCTGTATGTTACAATACCCAAATTCTCTGTATTGGATATCCGTCCTGATACTAAACCTGAAATGCGCTTAATGCTTGGCTCTTATGCTGATGTTTCAAAGCCTGATAAATCAGAAAATTTTGCCTTCCCTGGAGCATTCCTGGCAGCCTGTAGAAATGATGAGTCTTCATATGATGTAGAAAGTATCACAAAAGATGCCTCCAACTTAACTATGCTGATTATGGATTACCGATGGCGCTCATCTTTTCAATCTTTTGTGATTAGGATCCAACAACCTCGTGTTCTAGTGGTTCTTGATTTCATTCTTGCAGTGGCTGAATACCTTTTTCCTGCATTAGGCACAATAACTGGAAGGGAGGAAACCTTGGATCCCAAGAATGATCCACTGACTAATTGTGATAACATAATACTTTCAGGTTCTGTTTACATGCAGAAGGATGATATTGTATATCTTTCACCAAGAAGGCAATTAATTGTGGATGGATATGGTATGGAAGAGTTCACATATGATGGTTGTGGAGGTACAATATCCTTGAGTGAGGAGTTTGATCTGAATGGGCGATCGTCTTCtggtattattattttaattggtcGTGGTAAGAAGTTGCGCTTCAGGAATGTAAAAATCAAG AATGGGGCGTTGTTAAGGAAGTATACTTACCTGAGCAATAATAGCAGCTATTCAGTTTCCACAGAGGATGGAGTTGAGGTTTCACTATCAGATACTTGTGCTTCTGACAACTGTAAAGGTGGTATATTTCAACTTCAGGGATATGGCAAGAAGAAAAGGTCATCAGAAACTGTTTCTCACTCTCCACCTAGTGAAGTTAGCAGTTTTACATTTGAAGCTCAG GTTGTATCCCCAGAATTCACATTTTACAATAGCTCGAAATTTAATTCTGATGATTCTTTGCATATTGAGAAACTTTTGCGGGCAAAATTGGATTTCAGCCTCAT GTTTGCTTCAAAAGCGTCTGATACATGGATTCGATCCATTGTGAAAGACCTTACAGTTGAGGCTGGTTCTGGTCTTGTTGTTCTTGAGCCTGTGGATGTTTCAGGAGGATATACATCTGTTAAAGATAAGACAAATATATCGCTAGTGTCAACTGACATCTATACGCATCTTTCCTTGGGTGTGATTTCACTTATACTTCAGTTGCAAAATCAAGCTCTTGCAGCACTGCATTCTGGCAATGCAAATCCCCTTGCTTCTTGTATTAACTTCCAGCGAATCTGGGTTTCACATGAAG GACAACAATCCGGTTACAATCTCACATTTTGGAGGCCACAAGCTCCATCGAATTATGTTATTTTAGGTGATTGTGTAACTTCTAG ACCGATACCCCCTTCACAGGTTGTTGTTGCTGTGAATAATATATATGGTCGTGTACGGAAGCCTCTTGGTTATAAGCTTATTGGCTCATTTTCTTGCTTTCAAGAGAACAAGGGAGAGGACCAAGTAAATGCTGATAGTGACTGCTCTCTCTGGATGCCTGTTCCACCACCAGGCTATGTGGCTGTTGGCTGTATAGCTCATGTTGGAAAGGGACCTCCTCCAAACCACATTGTCTATTGCCTTAGATCTGATCTTGTCACATCTGCTAATTTATCTGACTGCATATATTGTGTTCCTTCTAATTCAAG AATTTTGTCTGGGTTTAGCATATGGCGTGTTGACAATATCATTGGTACATTCTGTGCACATGCTTCTATGCATTGCCCAACAAAGGACAATGGCTTTGACTTGCATCAGATCCTTCTCCGTAATCCCAACTGGAATATCCCACACTGTAAATCTAATTCAGATGTCTCGGGTTGA